The genomic segment ATTTCTAGCTTCTCACAATGGGGTTTAACCAGTGTAGATATGGGCGCGCCAGGTTCTGCGATTTTATCTACTTTCCCTAATGATTCGTACGGCACTATATCAGGTACTTCAATGGCGACCCCTCACGTTACGGGTGCAGCTGCTTTAGTATGGTCGGTTGAACCAGATATTAGCCCGACAGAAATGAAACAGTTGCTAATGGATTCGGGTGAAGTCAATGGTGATTTAACTGGTATCACGGTTGCGGGTACAAGATTGAATGTGGCTGATGCGTTAGCGGCAGCTGATCCAGACCCATCATTTAAGTTATCAGTGACGCCAGCTTCACAATCTGTTGAAGCAGGAAGTGCAGTAAGTTACGACTTCTCTGTAGGCAGTATTGCAGGCTGGAATGATCAAGTAAGCCTAACGGTATCGTCTTCACCAGCGCTTGATGGTGTGAGCTTATCAACAGACACAGCGATGGCTGGTGATGACTTTACATTGGATGTTGCTACCCTTGATGACGCTGCTTGGGGAGACTATGTATTAACTGTTTCTGCTGATGATGGCGTAACTGTTAAAGATAAAGCGGTTGCGCTTACTATTTATCCTGCTGGATTGAATGATTACAGCTATGGTAATGATTCACCTGTTGATATTAGCGATAACAGTCTAATTACTAGCACGATTGAAATTGTAGATCCTGTTCAAATCTTTGATTTAGCTGTTAGCGTTGATATCAGCCACACATGGATTGGCGATTTAATTGTTAGCTTAACATCGCCTGATGGGACTGTTGTGGTATTACATGATCGTGAAGGTGGTAGTGCCGATGATCTTGTTAAAACTTGGAGTCTATCAGACTTTAACGGTGATATAGCAGCGGGTACATGGACACTATCTGTATCAGATAATGCCGCTGGCGATACGGGTACACTTAATAGCTGGGGATTAGATATTTCAGCATTAGGTGAAGCAGCTCCAGCTGCACCTGTTGCCGGTTTTGAATATGATGTTGATGGGCTAATGGTTAGCTTTACGAACACAAGTTCAGATATCAACGATGATATCGTTAGTTATGAGTGGGACTTCGGTGATGGCAGCATGTCATCAGATGAATCTCCAGCATACATGTATGCTGCTGGTGGTATCTATAATGTCTCGTTGGTTGTAACTGATAGTGAAAACCAATCTGACACTGTATCTATGGATGTAGAAGTATTTGATTATTCAATTGATGCAGCGGTGACTCGTACAATGAAGTCTCGTCGAGGTAGTGCTTTAGTTGATCTAACTTGGAGTGGTGCAGTTGGTGACAATGTGGCGATTTATCGTGATGATGTCATGGTAGCGACAACAGCGAATGATGGCCGTTATCGCGATCGCTTTACTAATGCTCCAGCTGAAGTGACATATAAAATCTGTGAAACAGAAACGAGCTTATGTTCTGATCCAATTGTTGCAGCATTTTAATCAACACTAAACAGTAAGATTACTGTAGAAAAAGGGATGGCTTGCCATCCCTTTTTGTTGTTAAAAACTTTATCTGTAAAAGCGTTGATATTAAAAAGCGAGCCAGTAGACTGAAGACAGTTTTTTGATATGGATGACAAGATGAGTATTTGGTTTAGAGAAGTTACCTTAGAGAATTGCGCCAAAATGGACAGTGGGCTCCATGGTAAAGGCACCTTAATGAAAACGTTAGGCATTAAAATTACCGAAATTGGTGATGATTATATGGTTGCAACGATGCCAGCAGACCCTGCAGTTCACAATCCCTTAGGTATTGTTCATGGTGGAGCTAATGTCGCATTGGCGGAAACTGTTGCAAGTTATGCTGCTAATTTTGTTGTCGATTTTGAGAACTTTTATTGTGTGGGCCAAGAAATAAATGCCAATCATTTAAAAGCATCGCGTAAAGGTGAGCTGATTGCTACAACCAAACCTGTTCATATTGGTAAGCGTAGCTCAGTCTGGGAGGTTCTTATAACCAATAGTGCAGGCGAGTTGTGCTGTATTTCTCGAATGACAGCTGCTGTTGTAGCAAGAAAGGCAGGCTAGCAGCATAACTTATGAAGATTAGCTACACTGAAGTAATAAAGACAATTAAGGATTAATGAATGGAATCTGCAACAATATGGGAGTGGGTGGGTTATTTAGCATCTGTAGTGGTGGCTATTTCACTCATGATGTCGAATATTAAAAAGCTTCGCTGGTGGAATTTAATTGGTGCAGCTTTGTTTGTCGCTTACGGACTCGCAATTAGTGCTATACCTGTGGCATTAGTGAACTTTTTTATTGTATTGATTGATATTTATTACTTAGTGAAACTGTATCGAGAGCCCGAACCTGCTTCAAATGATAAGGCCTGATAAGACAGGATGAATCAACTAGCGTTCTTTTGGCATTGGTAGTGGTGTTACTTGCGCCTTTGATTTGAAACAAGCTTAAGCCTTTTCAGTACCTGGAAAGGCTTTCTTTATTGAGCCAACGTCTTGGCTAGTTTAAACCATAGTTCCAACTACAGTTCAAACCACAAAAGATTACTCTACAGTCAAATTACACCAGAAAACTGCGTGGTATTTGAATGCGATAATTAAGTCAAACTATCGCATTTTTTCTGAATCATTTTCGGTAATCTTCTTAGCACATTTTAAGTTTTTCTTTGTCGGCTCAGAGGCGCCTATTGAAGGAAAAACGCAGCTATTTTTATCAAAACTTTCCTTTTTAATGTGAATGAATCTCAATTACAAACTAATTTACACACTTTTACTATATAAATCAGATATTAATCTTGAATCGTTATTTTCTATTGCTATCATCGAATTTAATCGCTTTAGATAATTGCTTTTCGTCACTATTATTGATTTATCGCAATAAATACTGAGCCAGGAGAGAGCATCATGGCAACCGTCCACGATTTAATTGAAATGTGGCTACAAGATAACTAAAAGGAATAAATAGAGAATGACTACTTCACATTATTTAACTAGCCAAAGTGGCGCACCAATAGCTGACGATCAAAATGCATTAACAGCAGGAGAACGAGGCCCCGTTTTACTCCAAGACTGGCATTTAATTGAGAAACTAGCTCATTTCAATCGTGAAAGAATTCCAGAGCGTATTGTTCATGCTAAGGGAACGGGTGTTTACGGTAAATTTACCTTAACCAAAGATTTAAGTGACTACACCATTGCTGAGCACTTCAATGGCGTTGGAAAAGAAACTGAAACATTTGTTCGATTTTCAACAGTAGGCGGTGAGATGGGATCTGCTGATGCAGAGCGCGATCCTCGTGGCTTTGGTTTACGTTTTTATACCAAGCAAGGTAATCACGATATTGTGGGTAACAATACGCCAACTTTCTTTTTAAGAGATGGTATTAAATTCCCTGATTTTATTCATACACAAAAGCGTAACCCACATACAAACCTAAAAGATCCACAAGCCATGTGGGATTTCTGGTCATTAAACCCAGAAGCAATGCATCAAGTGACAATTTTAATGTCAGACCGTGGGATCCCGGCTAATTATCGCCAAATGCACGGCTATGGTTCGCATACGTTTTCTTTCTGGAATGCCAAAGGTGAGCGTTTCTGGGTGAAGTTCCACTTTAAATCGCAACAAGGTGTAGTTAATTTAACTGGCGAGCAAGCGGATAAATTAAAAGGGATTGACCCTGATTCGTCGCAGCGTGATATGGTTGCCGCAATTAACGATAAAAACTTCCCTAAATGGACTGTAAATGTCCAGATTATGCCGGAAGCTGAAGCGAATACTTATGCGATCAATCCATTTGATCTAACAAAAGTATGGCCACATGCTGATTATCCTTTGATTGAAATTGGTGAACTTGAGCTTAATCGCTTACCTGAAAACTACTTTGCAGAAGTTGAGCAAGTAGCTTTAGCACCAAGTAACCTTGTACCAGGTGTGGGCGCGTCTCCAGATAAGATGCTGCAAGCCCGTTTATTTGCTTATGCAGATGCACAGCGTTATCGAATTGGTGCCAACTATAATCAACTTCCAGTTAACTGTCCGCATGCAGCGAAGGCTAACCATCATCAACGTGGCGGCGCGATGGCAGGAACGCAATGCCCTTATAACGGTAACCAAACAGGCGGCGATGCAACACCTAACTATGGTCCAAATTCAGTTGACACGGGCCTACAAGATGCGAGCCAATTTGCTGAGCCACCGCTAAGACTTGATGGGGAAGCTGATAGATACAGCCGTTATGACCAAGATGATTATACTCAAGCAGGTAATCTATATCGCATCTTCAGTGAGGAAGAAAAACAACGCCTTGCGGAAACGATTGCAGGTACACTCGGTCAAGTGACTCAAGATGTTCAGCAAAAAATGCTGGCACATTTCACTAAAGCTGATCCTGACTACGGACAACGCATTAAAGCATTGTTAGAAGCGTAATCATGCTCTTTAATCTTGTTAATGCTTAAATAGTATTAAACAGAGTGTTATGTTCAAAATATAAGGGAAGGCAGATGCCTTCCCTTTTTTGCGTTTATTTTTCATTTCTAAGCTGTTAGCCTAATTGTTCTATTCCTTAACGTCATTCCTCTTAGTTGCTTCACTTGTCTTTTTATGCCGATTTAGTGTAAATATTGATTGTAGCGGCGTAATGCTACGCCATTGCAATATTATTGCATTTAAGTTTTTAAATTAATGTTGCGTAATTGTTTATTAACAGGCTTGTAAGCCTTTATATAACTAAGTGTCTTGCTTGTTACAAGAAGCATCTGATACTGTCAAAACAGCTCGATGAAATGTTATACACACTTTCAATCTAGCCAAATAACGACCAATAAATAAAAATTAAACGGGACTCATGTTTTGAACTTAAAAATGCTTGGCTCAATAGCCATTGTTGCAGGTACTGCAATTGGGGGAGGAATGCTAGCGTTGCCGCTAGCGACTGCAGCATTAGGGATTATGCCTGCGATTATGTTACTGGTTGTCATTTGGGGATTATCGGCTTATACCTCTTTACTCATGCTTGAGATTAATTTACGCGCTGGTGTGGGTGATAATGTTCACGGCATAACGGGTAAAACCTTAGGCAAAGTGGGTCAGTTAATTCAAGGTGCTTCATTTTTAAGCCTGCTATTTGCTTTGACAATGGTGTATCTAATGGGCGGTTCTTCATTACTTGAAACCCGTTTAGAGCCGTTATTAGGTGTGGATTTAAATAACCAAGTCTCAGTATTGCTATTTACTTTAATCTTCGGTGGTTTTATTGCTATCGGCGTGACTTGGATTGATAAGGTTTCAAGAGTCTTATTCACCGCTATGGTGGTGTTGCTTGTACTTGTGGTTGCCTTTTTATTGCCAGAAGTGAATATTGTTGCTTCATTGACTAACTTCTCTGCCAATGTCGCTGAAGGCGATAAATTGGATCAACTGTGGTTAGCTGCCATACCTGTGGTATTTACCTCATTTGGTTTCCATGTGTGTATTGCAACGATCGTCAGATACCTAGATGGCGATGCGGTATCGTTACGTAAAATATTGCTGATTGGTTCAACAATACCGCTATTTTGCTACATATTGTGGCTACTTGTGACGCTGGGTACTTTAGGTGGGGAAACCGTTCATGGTTTTGCTGGTTCTTTACCTGATCTCGTTAATGCTCTTCAAGGTGTTGCTCAGTCAGCTATCGTAAGTCAGTTTATCGACTTATTTGCTAACCTTGCGTTGATTACATCATTTTTGGGTGTGACCATGAGTTTGTTTGATTATGTGGCTGAATTAACTCGTGCAAGAGATGATAAAGCAGGCCGAGCTAAAACATGGTTAATCACGTTTGTTCCACCATTGTTATGTGCGCTTTACTATCCTGATGGGTTCTTCCAAGTGTTGGGTTTTGCCGCTATACCGCTAGTTGTCATGATCATATTCTTGCCAATTGCAATGGCATTGAAGCAACGTAAAGCGCAAATGGGTGGCTATGAAGTCGCTGGTGGAAATCTTGCGCTGGGCGTAACAGGGCTCTTAGGTGTGATGATTGTGCTAGCGCAATTAATGGTCGCACTGGGCTAAAATGTAAACCTCAGTTAACGTTTTTTAGAAAGGAATGTAACTGAGTTTGTCTAAGGCTATTATTCCTTTGTTTCAATATGATAAAGTCAGGCTATATGCCTGACTTTTTTATTGGCCTAAAAGTAAGTTTAGTGGTCTGCTTTTGTTCATCTTTTTGCTATTAAATAGGTATAACAAACAACACACTCACTATTGTGAATCAAATGGAATTAACAACATGAAAAAATGGTTATTAAGTGCCGCAATCTTGGCATCTTTTTCTGCACAAGCTGATGAGGGGATGTGGCAACCTTATCAATTACCAGCAATGGCTGATGAACTTAAAGCAAAAGGGTTAGAAATTGATGCAAAATCAATCTCTAAGTTAACGGAATTTCCAATGAATGCTGTGATAAGCCTTGGTGGTTGTACAGCATCATTTGTGTCTCCTAAAGGCTTGGTTGTAACCAATCACCATTGTGCGTATGGCTCAATTCAATACAACTCTACCCCTGAAAAAAACCTGTTAAAAGAAGGCTTCTTAGCGAAAACTTACGCAGAGGAATTGCCAGCAACCCCTGGTTCACGAATTTATGTTACCGAGGCGGTAACTGATGTGACTGATAGAGTGAAGTCAGGTCAAATGAATAAAGTCGGTAATGAGTTCTATAAAGGTATCGAGCAACAAGAAAAAGCATTAGTTGCTGAATGTGAAGCTGAAGATGGATATCGTTGTAAAGTTTATAGTTTTCATGGTGGTCTAGAGTATTACCTTGTGAAACAAATGGAAATTCGTGACGTTCGCTTAACCTATAATCCAGCGGGTAGTGTTGGTAAATATGGTGGTGATATCGATAATTGGATGTGGCCTCGCCACACGGGAGATTACTCTTTTTATCGCGCATACGTAGGTAAAGACGGTAAGCCTGCTGACTTTAGTAAGGATAACGTTCCTTACGAGCCTAAAAGCTTTTTAAAAGTCTCTGCTAAAGGGGTTAGTGACGGTGATTTTGTAATGGTTGCTGGTTATCCAGGTCGCACTAATCGTTACCGCACAGCTAATGAAGTTGAGAACCAATTTGAATGGGCTTACCCAGAAGGGAAAGTACTTCGTGAGCGCCTAATTGAAATCATCAAAGAGACCGCGCCAGAAGGCAGTGATGAACGAATTAAGTATGAGAGTGCTATCGCTGGGTTAGCTAACTATGCGAAAAACTTTACCTCAATGATTGAGTTTTATGGCAAGTCGACCATGCTTGATGATCGTAAAGCGCTAGAGCTAAAACTGTCGCAGTGGATAAAAGCTGATAGTAAGCGTAAATCACAATATGGCGAAGTCTTAGCACAACTGGATAAGCTAATTAAGCAAAGCCAGCAACAGCAAGAGCGCGATTTAATCATGAGCTATATGGGTTACAGTTCAATGATGTCGACAGCTGAACGTTTATATCGCTTAGCGAACGAGAAAACATTGGCTGATATGGATCGTGAACCTGGGTATCAAGAGCGAGATATGACTCGCTTTACTTCTGGTATGGAGCGTATTGAGCGTCGATATGCTGCCAGTGTTGATAAAGCGATGTTATTAGACTTAATGAGCCGTTACGCAGCATTACCTCAAGCTGATCGCTTACCAGCATTTGATAAAGCATTCGCTATTGGTAAAAGTGCCGATAGCGCTAAATTGAGCAAGACCCTTGATAAGATGTATGCCAAAACTGAACTTTCAGATAAAGCGGTTCGATTGGCGTGGATGGATAAGTCTGTTGCTGAGTTTAAAAAGTCAAAAGATCCGTTTATTCAATATGCTGTTAGCACTTATGATGAAAGAATGAAGCAAGAAAAGGCACGTAAACAACTTGCTGGTGATTTAATGAAGGTGCGCCCTCAATATATGGATGCAATTATCGCGTACAATAAAGAGTTAGGTAAGCCAGTATATGCTGATGCTAACTCAAGTTTACGTGTGACTGTAGGTAATGTGAAAGGTTACAGCCCACAAGATGGACTAGTTGCAGTGCCATTTACTCGCTTAGAAGGTATCCTTGCTAAAGACACTGGTGCAGATCCGTTTGATGCGCCAGCTAAACAGCTTGAGCTAATCAAAAACAAACAATATGGCGATTACTACGTTAAATCGTTAGATTCTGTTCCGGTTAACTTCTTATCGACGCTTGACACCACAGGTGGTAACTCTGGATCTCCAACACTAAATGGCCGTGCTGAATTAGTCGGTCTGTTATTTGATGGTGTGTATGAATCAATTATTGGAGACTGGGGCTACGACCCACAAACTAATCGCTCAATTCAAGTTGATAGCCGCTACATGCTATGGGTGATGAAGTACTTAGATAATGCTGAAAACTTATTGGAAGAGATGGAAATCGTCCATTAAGCAAGTCTTATTTAACAGGCATCTACAGCTTAAGTTGATGCCTTAATAAGCTAATTTCTGCGGCCTCTAATGGCCGCATTTGTTTTTCTGGCAAGTCTAATAATTCACAATTCATCATGCTTAATCTGACCAAATCAATGACAGTATAACCTAAGGCCTTAGCCATTCTTCGGATCTGACGATTCAGCCCTTGAGTCAGTGTGATTTTAAATTGGTTGCTCGAAACTGCTTCTACATCGCATGGTTTTGTGGTGACGTCTTTGTAGCTCACCCCGTTTGCCATTTTTTCAATAAATTCAGCTGAAAAGTCTCGATCTACAGTAACCAAATACACTTTTTGATGCCCATAATCTGGGTGCATTAACTTATGGGTAAGCTCACCATCATTAGTCAGCAATAACAAACCACGGGAATCCTTATCCAATCGTCCAGCAGGATACAGTCTAGGGGCTGCTGGTAGAATATGAATCAGGCTGGAAGGTAAATCGGGTAATAAACGACAATCAATACCAACCGGTTTATGGTACAACCAATATTGCTTGGTTTCGATGGGAGCGATAGGGGCGCCGTCTAATAAAATATTCGGATTGATAGCGTTGGCATTGACCCTATCAAGAGGGCTAGCTAATTGACCATTAAATGTCACTCTTCCTGCCGCAATGAGGCGCTGAGCCTGGCGACGTGAACTGACGCCGCAATGAGCTAGATATTGTTCTAAACGCATGTTTACTGGCAAGGCTAGTTACTCGCAAAGGTCAGTGTCGAGAGCTGGCGCTGCTGAGTTTTTATCATTTTTCGCATAGTTAATCCAAGCAGTACACACCATAAAATATTGGCTTGAGTGAGCACCCACATGACCAGTGAGACCCAACAAATTTCGTGAGCCTTATGAGAGCATGGGTCAAAATCCAATGTAGACCAATTCAGTAAATACATCAGTGCGACTGAAAAAATCAGGCCGATGATATTGAAAGCGAATAAGGAAGCGGAAAGAGAGCTATTCTTGCGGAAATAATCAATAAAACAAAAGCTGTGTAGCACAAAGGTGCAAATCAAATATCCGGTAGAAAAGAACCGATGTTGTTCTAAAAAGTTGATCGGAAAGATACCAATTAACACAATGAGCACGCCTAATGTCGCCCCGGTTACGGTGATTGTACGGCTATAAAAGTCCTCAAAAACATAATAGCGAGCTAACATAGATAGCATTAAGCAAGCGCCACCAATGACCAAGCCCATATTATAAACGATTGCTAAAGGGGAGGTCATATAATCGCCCAAGGTGTCTGCACGTATACTTAACGGACTGACGCCCAATCGTGCCACTTCAGCGATTAATGCGGTTCCAATTCCTAGTCCACTGATCACAGCCGTCGCTAACGACATGAAAATAATCATTAAATGAAGGTCGTAATGTTTATTTGATTCGATTGAGCTAGACATGGGGCCATTGTTAACTAAATGTTTAACTCAGAATATCACTGTTTACGTGTTTTAATCAGCAAAAATAACGAAAAAAACCTGATATTGCTCCAGCGTTGCGGCAGCGATATCAGGCTTTAAAGATGTATTGTTGACGTGTATTAGATAGTTTTGATTAAGCTCGCTTACGCAAAATTACAATAGCGATAGCAACAACGGCTAAGATCATGCAGTACCAAGCATTTGAAATTGCAGCAAGTGGACTAATGGCAAACGTCGATGCTATTAGTAGTGCTTGAGCGCCATGTGGAATTAGGCCTTGAATAATACAAGCAAAGATATCCAGTACACTTGCTGCACGTTTAGGCGCAACACCATGCTTTTGAGCAAGCTCTTTAGCAATATCACTGGCGACAACAATCGATACGGTATTGTTAGCTACACAGGTGTTGGTTGCTGCAACAATACTTGCCATCCCTAATTCTGCCGCGCGGGTTGAAGTGCCGCCTTTTGCCTTTGAGAAACGTTTAATCAGTGCTTCGATTTTCTCGCTAACAAACTTCAAGCCACCTTGTTGTTGCATTAACGCAGCTAAACCACCGACTAACATTGAAAGAATGAAGATTTCTTGCATGTTAGTAAAACCAGCATAGATATCTTGACCGAACTGGATAACGCTGTAATCGGCGATAAACAGTCCAGTTGCACCAGCAAGCAATATACCGACAGTTAGCACGACGAAGACGTTTACGCCTGCGACAGCTAAAAATAAGATAGTTAAGTAAGGAATGACATTGATTAAGTCGATTTCTTGTGGCGCAACTTCTGCTTGTCCTTGGCCTGCAAAAGCAAATAAAACCAATGTAATTATCGATGCAGGCAAGGCAAAGATTAAGTTTTCACGGAACTTATCTTTCATCTCACAACCCTGAGTGCGAGTTGCAGCAATTGTAGTGTCAGAAATAATCGATAAGTTATCACCAAATAATGCGCCAGACATAACAGCACCCGCCATTAAGGCATAATCAATTTGGGCTTGGTCGGCAACGCCTAAAGCAATAGGTGCAACGGCGGCAATGGTGCCCATTGATGTACCCATTGCAGTAGCAATAAAGGCGGCGATAACAAAAAAGCCTGGTAGCAACATGCTAGATGGGATCATTGACAGTCCCAAAGCAACAGTTGCATCAACGCCGCCCGTTGCTTTTGCAATAGAGGCGAATGCGCCAGCAAGCAAATAAATAAGACACATTGCAATGATATTGCTATGGCCGATACCCGCAATAAAGGTATCAATAGATTGGTTTAGTTTCTGCTTAGAGAGCAGCAGCGCCAGAATAATCGCTGGTAAAATGGCGATTACACTTGGTAGTTGATAAAACGCAAAGTCTACACCTTGGCTTTGAAAGTAAACGCCCGCGCCAATAAATAATGCAAGAAAAGCAAATAGAGGCAATAAAGCAATAAAGGAGGCTGGGCTCGTTGTTGTTTGTTGTGTCGTCAAGGTTGTCTCTCTTATTGTTTATTTAGTGTCAAAAGTGCAGTGTTCTAGTCTTTCGAAGTTCAAAGCTACTTTAGCAAGCTCTGTATTAATAATCAGTATTATGATGACTTCTTAAGTTCTGGCAAGCATAGGAGATCTATAAATTAGTGTCAATCTAGACGTCTAGACTTCTTTGCTTCTCTGGCGACTTTTACATTGTTCGTTATGTTTTGTTTAATCGGGTTAACAATTGAGTGCAAAAACTCAGCGTGGCGATGCTATTTTGAACATAAATTCGTAGGTAAAAAAAAGCTCGCACTGTGGCGAGCTTTAAATGAAGGCTTAGATAGTCAACCTTATCTTTGGATAAGGTTAATCCGCATCGCCTAAAGACAGTAATGTCGCATTACCGCCAATGGCAGTAATGTTATTAGTACGTGTTTTCTCAGTGATAAAGCGAGTAAGGTAATGCGGTCCGCCTGCTTTAGGGCCAGTACCAGATAAACCTTGGCCACCAAAAGGTTGTACGCCGACGACAGCGCCAATCTGGTTACGGTTGATATACACATTACCCACATCAACTTTATCCGCTAGATTAAGTGCATGGCTTTCGTTACGGCTGTGGATCCCTAAGGTTAACCCAAACCCTGTGCTATTAATTTCATTAATTACCTCTGCAAGGTTGGCAGCCTTGTAACGTATAACGTGCAGTATTGGTCCAAAATGTTCTTTATCAAGCACTTTGATTGAATCAATTTCAACCGCTGTTGGTGCAACAAAGTAACCATTTTCTGTGCCTTCAGGAAGTTGATTTTTCTTAATCAATTTGCCCACTTGGCTGATATGATCAATATGCGCATTGAGGTTAGCTTGAGCTGTTGCATCAATCACAGGCCCTACATCGGTTTTAACTGAACTAGGGTTACCAATACTGAGCTCTTCCATTGCCCCTTGCATGACATCAAGCACACGGTCGGCAATATCTTCTTGTAAGAACAGCACTCGTAACGCTGAGCATCGTTGTCCGGCACTGGTAAATGATGAAGCAACAACATCAGCAACCACTTGCTCAGCCTGTGAAGTAGAATCGACAATCATGGCATTTTGGCCACCAGTTTCAGCAATTAATGGAATAATTGCGCCTTCACGATTTGCTAAAGTACGATTAATTAATTTTGCTGTGCCTGTTGACCCTGTAAAACACACACCACCAATACGTTCATCAGAGGTAATTGCTGCGCCTACCGTTGCGCCTGTACCCGGTAAGAATTGTAAAACATCAGTCGGAATACCCGCTTCGTGAGCCAGTTGTACTGCGCGATAGCCGACAATTGATGTTTGTTCAGCTGGTTTTGCAACTACAGTGTTACCTGCAGCAAGTGCAGCTGTTACTTGGCCTAAGAAAATCGCTAAAGGGAAGTTCCATGGGCTAATACAAACAAAAATCCCACGTCCTTGAATGAATAATTCATTTAGCTCACCCGTTGGGCCTGGGAGTAGTTCAGGCTTAGCCATCATTTTTTTAGCTTGAATGGCGTAGTAGCGACAAAAATCGACGGCTTCACGGACTTCATCAATCCCGTCTTGAATACTTTTTCCCGCTTCACGGGTACAAAGTGCGATTAACTCTTCACGATTTTCTTCGAGCAAATCCGCCAGTTTTTGAAGAGCGTTAGCACGTTCTTCAACTGGAGTGTGGCTCCAGCTGTGGAACGATGCTTGAGCAGAGCTTAGTGCTAATTCAACGGCTTGGTTATTTGCAAAGGCCACTTTACCAACAGCTTGGTTAGTATCAAAAGGACTGACAACATTAATCGTTTCACCCGTTAGCGTCTCGCCATTAACTAATGGGCCAGCTTGCCATTGAGTTTGGCTAAATTTTTCAATTCCTGCGAAAAATGGCTCGGATTCGGAGATGATATTCATGTTAAGTCCTTTAGAGTTTTTACGTTCTTCGCCGAAGATATCTTCCGGCAAGACGATTTTATTATTGGCTAAAGTTTTATAGGATTTGAGTGTGATAACAGGGTGAACCACTAAGCTGTCGATAGGGGTTTTAGGGTCAACTAATTTATGCACAAAAGAAGTGTTGGCACCATTTTCAAGTAATCTTCTGACTAAGTATGGTAAGAGATCTTTATGCGCGCCGATCGGTGCATAAATTCTGACAGCTTTAGCGCCAGCTTCAGCAAGCATGGTGTCATAAAGCTCTTC from the Shewanella japonica genome contains:
- the putA gene encoding bifunctional proline dehydrogenase/L-glutamate gamma-semialdehyde dehydrogenase PutA encodes the protein MFKASEVLNGHYDNASLDELFSAITNNYIVDEEQYLTELLKLVPSSDTDIKQVTDRAHELVTKVRQYEKKGLMVGIDAFLQQYSLETQEGIILMCLAEALLRIPDAATADALIEDKLSGAKWDLHLKKSDSLLVNASTWGLMLTGKIVKLDKNIDGKPSSLLNRLINRAGEPVIRQAMNAAMKIMGKQFVLGQTVQEGLKNSTAKRQQGYTHSYDMLGEAAFTATDAQKYYLDYSNAIRQLGAQSYEESNTPLPTISIKLSALHPRYEVANEDRVLSELYDTVIKLCVQARELNIGISIDAEEMDRLELSLKLFKKLYNAEEIKGWGLLGIVVQAYSKRALPVLCWLTKLSREQGDEIPLRLVKGAYWDSELKWAQQAGDGGYPLFTRKAGTDVSYLACARYLLSEATRGAIYPQFATHNAQTVASISAMAGDRNYEYQRLHGMGEELYDTMLAEAGAKAVRIYAPIGAHKDLLPYLVRRLLENGANTSFVHKLVDPKTPIDSLVVHPVITLKSYKTLANNKIVLPEDIFGEERKNSKGLNMNIISESEPFFAGIEKFSQTQWQAGPLVNGETLTGETINVVSPFDTNQAVGKVAFANNQAVELALSSAQASFHSWSHTPVEERANALQKLADLLEENREELIALCTREAGKSIQDGIDEVREAVDFCRYYAIQAKKMMAKPELLPGPTGELNELFIQGRGIFVCISPWNFPLAIFLGQVTAALAAGNTVVAKPAEQTSIVGYRAVQLAHEAGIPTDVLQFLPGTGATVGAAITSDERIGGVCFTGSTGTAKLINRTLANREGAIIPLIAETGGQNAMIVDSTSQAEQVVADVVASSFTSAGQRCSALRVLFLQEDIADRVLDVMQGAMEELSIGNPSSVKTDVGPVIDATAQANLNAHIDHISQVGKLIKKNQLPEGTENGYFVAPTAVEIDSIKVLDKEHFGPILHVIRYKAANLAEVINEINSTGFGLTLGIHSRNESHALNLADKVDVGNVYINRNQIGAVVGVQPFGGQGLSGTGPKAGGPHYLTRFITEKTRTNNITAIGGNATLLSLGDAD